A genomic segment from Rubrobacter tropicus encodes:
- the gatB gene encoding Asp-tRNA(Asn)/Glu-tRNA(Gln) amidotransferase subunit GatB, with amino-acid sequence MQTQQRRTYQAVIGLEFHVHLATRTKMFCGCRVTYGEPPNTHTCPVCLGHPGALPVANERAIELGVMAGLALNCDVSERAVFARKNYFYPDLPKGYQISQFDEPICLGGHLDVPFGDETIRVGITRLHLEEDAAKNVHVGTSGRMHGSVGSLVDFNRGGTPLMEIVTEPDIPSPEAARATANHLKDILRAIGVSEADMEKGQLRCDANVSIRNPDGSFGTKTELKNMNSFRFVEKGIAAELQRQEEILAGGGRVEQTTLHYDPETDEVHELRSKEFAHDYRYFPEPDLLPLELSASYVGEIGERMPELPDAMRARFVERYGLSPYEAGVMVSDRELAAFYEEVASEADPKQASNWISGDFRALLNESGTGVSDSKVTPGHMVELIGLVGSGKVSRSAARTVLDVVFKTGERPSEVVEREGLGSVEADELDGVVDGVISSNPDEAERVRNGDKKVVGFLMGQVMKATRGNADGGRARELLLRKLGS; translated from the coding sequence TTGCAGACACAGCAGAGACGGACTTACCAGGCGGTCATAGGGCTCGAGTTCCACGTCCACCTGGCGACGAGGACGAAGATGTTCTGCGGTTGCCGGGTGACGTACGGCGAGCCGCCCAACACACACACCTGTCCCGTCTGCCTCGGGCACCCTGGCGCCCTGCCGGTCGCGAACGAGAGGGCCATAGAGCTCGGGGTGATGGCCGGGCTCGCGCTGAATTGCGACGTTTCGGAGCGGGCCGTCTTCGCGCGCAAGAACTACTTCTACCCCGACTTGCCGAAGGGGTACCAGATCAGCCAGTTCGACGAGCCGATCTGCCTGGGCGGGCATCTGGACGTGCCGTTCGGCGACGAGACGATCAGGGTCGGCATCACGCGCCTGCACCTCGAAGAGGACGCGGCGAAGAACGTCCACGTCGGCACCTCGGGCCGGATGCACGGCTCGGTCGGCTCGCTGGTCGACTTCAACCGCGGCGGCACGCCGCTCATGGAGATCGTCACCGAGCCGGACATCCCTTCCCCCGAAGCGGCCCGCGCCACGGCCAACCACCTCAAGGATATCCTGCGGGCGATAGGCGTCTCGGAGGCGGACATGGAGAAGGGCCAACTCCGGTGCGACGCCAACGTCTCGATCCGCAACCCGGACGGCTCCTTCGGCACCAAGACCGAGCTCAAGAACATGAACTCCTTCCGGTTCGTCGAGAAGGGCATAGCCGCGGAGCTCCAGCGGCAGGAGGAGATCCTGGCCGGCGGGGGCCGCGTGGAGCAGACGACCCTCCACTACGACCCCGAGACCGACGAGGTCCACGAGCTGCGCAGCAAGGAGTTCGCCCACGACTACCGCTACTTCCCCGAGCCGGACCTGTTGCCGCTGGAGCTCTCGGCTTCCTACGTCGGGGAGATAGGGGAGAGGATGCCCGAGTTGCCCGACGCGATGCGCGCCCGGTTCGTCGAGCGGTACGGCCTCTCTCCGTACGAAGCGGGCGTCATGGTCTCGGACAGGGAACTCGCCGCGTTCTACGAAGAGGTCGCCTCCGAGGCCGACCCCAAGCAGGCCTCCAATTGGATCTCGGGAGATTTCAGGGCTCTTCTCAACGAGTCGGGGACGGGCGTCTCCGACTCGAAGGTGACGCCTGGGCACATGGTAGAGCTGATCGGGCTGGTGGGCAGCGGCAAGGTCTCCCGCTCCGCCGCGAGGACCGTGCTCGACGTGGTCTTCAAGACGGGTGAACGCCCCTCCGAGGTCGTGGAGCGCGAGGGGCTCGGTTCCGTGGAGGCGGACGAGCTCGACGGGGTGGTGGATGGCGTGATCTCCTCCAACCCAGACGAGGCCGAGCGCGTCCGAAACGGGGACAAGAAGGTGGTCGGCTTCCTTATGGGCCAGGTCATGAAAGCAACCCGGGGCAACGCCGACGGGGGACGCGCCCGCGAGCTC